A section of the Polynucleobacter sp. AP-Sving-400A-A2 genome encodes:
- the carB gene encoding carbamoyl-phosphate synthase large subunit, with protein MPKRSDIKSILIIGAGPIVIGQACEFDYSGAQACKALRDEGYKVILVNSNPATIMTDPEMADVTYIEPITWEVVERIIATEKPDAILPTMGGQTALNCALDLHRHGVLEKYGCELIGASPEAIDKAEDRQKFKDAMTKIGLGSAKSGIAHSMDEAHEVQQRIQKETDSLGFPVVIRPSFTMGGSGGGIAYNREEFEEICKRGLDLSPTRELLIEESLLGWKEFEMEVVRDRADNCIIVCSIENLDPMGVHTGDSITVAPAQTLTDKEYQILRNASIAVLREIGVDTGGSNVQFSINPVDGRMIVIEMNPRVSRSSALASKATGFPIAKIAAKLAVGYTLDELKNDITGGATPASFEPSIDYVVTKIPRFAFEKFPQADSRLTTQMKSVGEVMAIGRTFQESFQKALRGLEVGVDGLDEVSTDLDDIIQEIGEPGPDRIWYLADAFRMGMGLDEVYNETKVDPWFLEQIEELITMETELKQRKLDSLSAPELRFIKQKGFSDRRLAKLLGVDASSVRAARHRLKVVPVYKRVDTCAAEFSTNTAYLYSTYEAEHGECESQPSTKDKIMVLGGGPNRIGQGIEFDYCCVHAALAMREDGYETIMVNCNPETVSTDYDTSDRLYFEPLTLEDVLEIVAIEKPKGVIVQYGGQTPLKLALDLEANGVPIIGTSPDMIDAAEDRERFQKLLHELNLRQPPNRTARAEDEALKLAEEIGYPLVVRPSYVLGGRAMEIVHDGRDLERYMREAVKVSHDSPVLLDRFLNDAIECDVDCISDGQQVFIGGVMEHIEQAGVHSGDSACSLPPYSLSDETIAEIKRQTAAMAKGLNVVGLMNVQFAIQHVDGKDVIYVLEVNPRASRTVPFVSKATGLQLAKIAARCMVGQTLKQQGILNEVKPAYYSVKEAVFPFNKFPGIDPILGPEMRSTGEVMGVGKTFGEALFKSQLGAGIKLPKSGTVLLTVKDSDKPKAVEVAKLLHQLGFPMVATKGTAAAIEAAGFPVRVVNKVKDGRPHIVDLIKNGEISLVFTTVDETRTAIADSRSIRTSAQANNVTYYTTISAARAVMDGLMASQNGNKGSLEVYSLQNLHKTLN; from the coding sequence GCCTTGAACTGTGCACTCGATTTACATCGCCACGGTGTCCTCGAAAAATACGGTTGCGAACTGATTGGGGCTTCACCAGAGGCGATTGATAAAGCGGAAGATCGTCAAAAGTTTAAAGATGCGATGACCAAGATTGGTCTGGGTTCTGCGAAGTCTGGTATCGCGCACTCCATGGATGAAGCGCATGAAGTACAGCAACGTATTCAGAAAGAGACGGACAGTTTAGGTTTCCCAGTCGTCATTCGGCCTTCTTTCACCATGGGTGGATCAGGCGGCGGTATCGCTTATAACCGTGAAGAGTTTGAAGAAATTTGTAAACGCGGTTTAGATTTATCTCCAACCCGTGAGCTCTTGATTGAAGAGTCTCTCTTAGGTTGGAAAGAGTTCGAGATGGAGGTGGTGCGTGACCGTGCCGATAACTGCATCATCGTTTGCTCAATCGAAAACTTAGATCCGATGGGTGTGCATACCGGTGATTCGATCACCGTTGCACCTGCACAAACCTTGACTGATAAAGAGTATCAAATTTTACGCAACGCCTCCATTGCGGTCTTGCGTGAAATTGGCGTAGATACCGGTGGTTCAAACGTGCAGTTCTCGATTAACCCAGTTGATGGCCGCATGATTGTGATTGAGATGAACCCCCGTGTTTCACGTTCATCTGCCTTGGCTTCAAAAGCAACTGGTTTTCCGATCGCCAAGATTGCTGCCAAGCTGGCAGTGGGTTACACCTTAGATGAGTTGAAGAATGACATCACCGGTGGCGCAACTCCAGCATCCTTTGAGCCCTCAATCGATTACGTAGTAACGAAGATCCCCCGTTTTGCCTTTGAGAAATTCCCGCAAGCAGATTCTCGTCTAACTACGCAGATGAAGTCCGTCGGTGAGGTGATGGCGATTGGCCGCACATTCCAAGAGTCTTTCCAAAAAGCATTACGCGGCCTAGAGGTTGGCGTTGATGGCCTTGATGAAGTTTCTACAGACTTAGATGACATCATTCAAGAAATCGGTGAGCCAGGACCAGACCGCATTTGGTATTTGGCAGACGCGTTCCGTATGGGCATGGGCTTGGATGAGGTTTACAACGAGACTAAGGTGGACCCGTGGTTCTTGGAGCAAATCGAAGAACTCATCACCATGGAGACTGAACTCAAGCAGCGCAAGCTCGATAGCTTGTCAGCCCCTGAGTTACGTTTCATTAAGCAAAAAGGTTTCTCAGATCGCCGCTTAGCGAAATTATTGGGAGTGGACGCCTCTTCCGTACGCGCAGCACGCCATCGCCTTAAAGTAGTGCCAGTCTACAAGCGGGTAGATACCTGCGCCGCTGAGTTCTCTACGAACACTGCGTATCTGTACTCCACCTACGAAGCAGAGCATGGTGAGTGCGAATCGCAACCAAGTACTAAAGATAAGATTATGGTTTTGGGCGGTGGTCCAAACCGTATCGGCCAAGGTATTGAGTTTGACTACTGCTGCGTTCACGCGGCCTTAGCAATGCGCGAAGATGGTTATGAAACCATCATGGTGAACTGCAACCCAGAAACAGTGTCTACTGACTACGATACTTCTGATCGTTTGTACTTTGAACCTTTGACATTAGAAGATGTTTTAGAGATCGTCGCAATTGAAAAGCCAAAAGGCGTCATCGTTCAGTATGGCGGCCAGACTCCATTGAAGTTGGCTTTGGATCTCGAGGCCAATGGCGTACCAATCATCGGTACATCGCCAGACATGATTGATGCTGCAGAAGACCGCGAGCGCTTTCAGAAGCTATTGCATGAGTTGAATTTGCGTCAGCCGCCGAATCGTACCGCCCGTGCAGAAGATGAGGCATTGAAGCTTGCTGAAGAGATTGGTTACCCATTGGTGGTGCGTCCTTCCTATGTATTGGGTGGCCGCGCGATGGAAATCGTTCACGATGGCCGTGATCTTGAGCGCTATATGCGTGAAGCTGTCAAAGTCTCCCATGACTCACCAGTATTACTAGATCGTTTCTTGAATGATGCGATTGAGTGTGATGTAGATTGCATTAGTGATGGTCAGCAGGTATTTATCGGTGGTGTGATGGAGCATATTGAGCAAGCCGGTGTTCACTCAGGTGACTCTGCTTGTTCATTGCCGCCATACTCCTTATCGGATGAGACGATTGCAGAAATCAAACGTCAAACCGCAGCGATGGCTAAAGGTCTCAACGTGGTTGGTTTGATGAACGTACAGTTCGCGATTCAGCACGTCGATGGTAAAGATGTCATCTATGTGCTCGAGGTAAATCCGCGCGCTTCTCGTACCGTTCCATTTGTATCCAAAGCAACCGGTTTGCAGTTGGCCAAGATTGCAGCTCGCTGCATGGTGGGTCAAACTCTTAAACAGCAGGGCATTCTGAATGAAGTCAAGCCAGCTTACTACTCAGTAAAAGAGGCTGTGTTCCCATTTAACAAGTTCCCAGGTATTGATCCGATTCTAGGGCCAGAGATGCGTTCTACTGGTGAGGTGATGGGTGTTGGCAAGACTTTCGGTGAAGCCCTCTTCAAATCCCAATTAGGCGCAGGAATTAAATTGCCTAAGAGCGGCACCGTGTTGTTAACCGTCAAAGATAGCGATAAGCCTAAAGCAGTTGAAGTGGCTAAGCTTTTGCATCAATTGGGCTTCCCCATGGTGGCGACTAAAGGCACAGCCGCAGCGATTGAGGCGGCTGGCTTTCCAGTTCGCGTAGTCAACAAGGTTAAGGATGGACGCCCACACATTGTTGACCTGATTAAGAATGGTGAGATCTCCCTGGTATTTACCACTGTTGATGAGACCCGTACTGCAATTGCGGATTCACGCTCCATTCGTACTAGCGCACAAGCTAATAATGTGACCTACTACACTACGATTAGTGCAGCACGTGCGGTAATGGATGGCTTGATGGCATCGCAAAATGGTAACAAAGGGTCGCTTGAGGTGTATTCATTGCAAAATCT